TTAGGCTGCTCAtaatgggagtaacttagctagtatcATAACGTATTTCAAGACAAGTTTGCATTTGTGGCATATATTTAATAAGGAGAGAGGTGTTTGTGGTAACATATTAGAGCATGGTTTATAGTACAGCCAACAACCGGCTGTATGAATTTGTCATGCCagttatagccaaccttatagcctaCCCATACAATAGCTAGTCATACTAGTATACTACATCATTAATATATGACCCGTATGTTCCTCTCATAAAGGGTGTGGGAGCTCATGCTATAGCCGGTTGTAAGTTTGTAACCCGCGTCtcttctttcatcttctctctcatCCAACTCAACAAAAATATATTATAAGTCTTACTACCCGTCTACATCACTTTATTATACTAGCTCTTATGTTATCATCACATAGCAATTTCTTAAGAAAAGTTGTCTACAAGCTAATAAAAAcaaccatctatgatactacttctaTAACATTTTACATTATGAAAGTACTAACATAAACTATTGTCATATGATGACATTAGTCTAAGTTAATCCCCCACTATGACAGAACACCAATAGTAGCGACGAGATGTGTCACCACCAGTGCATGGTAATTTTGCGAGGTAGACGTAAttagtgtgtgtgtatgtatatTGCCTGGAAAAAtcccaagtatatatatatatattcaggaTAGCATGTGGCACCGGTACACATATATGGATGATGAGATTCCCACGTTCGCAAACTACCAGTAGGTGGCATTCACTCTGGCCTTCTTTTGATTAGAACTTGGCAGCGAATTTCGCTCCGTGAGGAATAATTGTTTAATGGGTTGATCTACCGACGTGCTTCTGTCTTGGTCTGGCCGTCCGGCCGCCTCTACATTATACATGCGGTGCGCCGCCGGTGTACCTGCCATGGCAAAGATTCCGCAGAGTGCAAACAAGGAACAACTCATTAAACCATGGGAATTTTACCTGCTGCTCCGGAGGACAGCCCACCACATGCAGGCGTGGGGACACTCCGGCGCTATATATTTCCCCGGCGCCAgtccatcagcagcagcagcagcagcagcagctcaagcTTTCCCTGATTAATCAGCCACCTAACTGCCATCATCGTTTCTTGCATAGCCAAGCAAGAAACAAGCTTCTTGGCCGAGAGCCCGAGAATATGGCGTGCAGGGTTGCGACGATGGTGGCGGTGCTGCTCGCCGCGGTGGCGGCGACGTGCGCGCAGGCGCAGCTGCACGACAAGTTCTACAGCGAGTCGTGCCCCAGCGTGGAGGACGTCGTGAGGAAGGAGATGGTGAGGGCGCTGTCACTGGCGCCCAGCCTCGCCGGGCCGCTCCTCCGGATgcacttccacgactgcttcgtcagGGTAAGCTGCATTTGCATGCATCAGTATCTGCCCGTACCCCGATGTGTGCTGTGCTATGGCCTGACCAGTGAGCGCCATGAATGCAGGGATGCGACGGCTCGGTTCTGCTGGACTCGGCCAACAAGACGGCGGAGAAGGATGCGCAGCCGAACCAGACGCTGCGAGGCTTCGGCTTTGTCGAGAGggtgaaggccgcggtggagaaggcctgccccgacaccgtctcctgcgccgacatcctCGCCCTCATTGCTAGGGACGCAGTATGGCTGGTGAGTAGACTACTAGACCATTTTGCAAATGACACGGTACGTGTGGAAGCCAAATTCTAATGCTGCTCGATCATGGTTTCTCCAGAGCAAGGGTCCATTCTGGACAGTTCCTCTCGGCCGGCGAGACGGCAGCGTGTCCATTTCCAACGAGACCGACGCTCTGCCACCCCCGACCTCCAACTTCACCGTGCTCACCCAGCTCTTCGCCGCCGTGAACCTCGACGCAAAGGACCTTGTCGTCTTGTCCGCCGGGCACACCATCGGGAcgtcgcactgcttctccttctCCGACCGGCTCTACAACTTCACCGGCATGGAGAACCCCAGCGACATCGACCCCACTCTGGAGCCGCAGTACATGATGCGGCTAAAGAGTAAGTGTGCCAGCCTCAACGACAACACCACCCTCGTGGAGATGGACCCCGGCAGCTTCAAGACCTTCGACACCGACTACTTCAAGCTGGTGAGCAAGCGGAGGGGCCTCTTCCACTCCGACGGCGCCCTCCTCACCGACCCCTTCACCCGTGCCTACGTCCAGCGCCATGCCACCGGCGCCTTCAAGGACGAGTTCTTCGCCGACTTCGCCGCCTCCATGATCAAGATGGGCAACGCCAACCAGCTCACCGGAAGCCAAGGTGAGATCAGGAAGAAGTGCAGCGTGGTCAACCATTAAACCACCGATGAAGTACAAGGCTGTTTTGACTTGTAACATCCTTTTTCCTTGTAAATTACTGTAAGATTGTTATAGCTCCTTTCTCTCCCAAATCTTTTTCTTTCATTAATTTATTGTTTCGTTACAACCATGTTAGTTCCTTGTACACACACTTTGGTATTGCCACCTCCGACGTGTCGTCCATTGTCATCTGGAGATTATTCATGTCACGGTTACTAGTTTTGTCTAAGTTTGTCTTTGTTTTATTTTAGATTGTTACATAATGTTTTGTTGTGATTTTTGTTTTACCTCAGAGCATATCATAATGTTTCACATGTACAAGTAAAAAGAAGAGTTACTGTCAGATTATCTTTATTTAGTTATTTGGGGCAGGATGGCTAGCAACCATCAAAATTTGCGGCATTGACTGTTGGCACTGCCGTGCATTTGGTCTCTTCTTGTTAGAAAGTTTATCTTTATGTTTAGTTGTGTATCTGCGAACACCAAGTGCACAAGCACGAAGAACGATAGATCcaaggtactccctctgtctaggtgtataagtcatctaaGGATGTGCATCGCGACCAAGGCAGAAGAAAAAACGAGTGAATTTAGTGTTTATTTGCTAATAAATAGCATTGCATACAATGGACTGACCACTGTATGTCATGTCATTGAAAGCATACATGTCTTACATTTTTTATTGGATGATTCCTTTATTTATGTCAAGAAATAAGAAACGATGTGGAAGTTAATGCACCATGCTTAAGTGTttttggattatttggttttcctaagatgacttatacacccaGACGTGGAGTCATTaagaaaaaaattcagaattttattaATATTTTTACTATTTTTTATGTTACTGTTCATTAGGGTGCATTTGAGCTGATGTCTAGATActtcgtgtcctcttttcaaggcGTTTATAGACCTAAGAATACGATGCCTCCTTAATTTTCCTCCTCCACAAGAGCAGTGATGGTCGAAgtaaaaaaaatcctataaaaagtATCCGGTGGTAGCTTGTAAGGCATCTCATTCTTATGGGAGGGGATTTCATATCAAGTGTGGTGTGAAGAGATCTCCTCTTAGTTGTGCTGAAAAAGACGACGCCGAAAGGCGCATAGACACCCTTAGGTGCTAGGCAACGACCAAACGACTCGCCTAGGACATAAGAGAAACTCTAggcatgcaaaagaagaaattatcTACTCAAATGAGATATCATAATACGTTGCATAGATAGGCCAAACGGGCCTAGGCTATATTCTAAAGGCTAGACATGGTAGTTTACGCATTTATATGCTCTAAATTAATATTGATACACATTATTACCCCAAATACACCCTAATAGCCAAAACTATACATGCACCCAGGCTACGCCTAAGGCGCTTAAGCACCACTTAGGTGCTAGGAGAAGGCCAAACTCCTCGTTTATGCCTAGAGCTTTCTCCAACCTTGCCTCTCGGTGAAAAATTATCTCACCTCTTGTCGATGCAAGAGGTTCTCTATCATATCTTGTTTTCAGAGTTTTTTCTCTCAATGGAATTCTTGTTCACCCTTCTTGATGGTTTTACCTTGATATCCTTTACTAGAAGAGTAGGGCTTCCATGTTTTAGTTGAATAGAGCTTATACTAAATTTGATGTCTAACACGATCTTTGTATACCCCTTCTTATGTTGTTTTTTCACTACTACCACAGAAGTGCATGTATTTCTTTTCAAGTTTAATATTTTTCTCATATATTTAATTGTGTTAAGGGCTAAAATatagaaaaaaaaatcatttttaggttgGTTAGAGATCAAAGAGACAAGGAGACAAGATGAGGAACAGGACAAAAGCCAACTCATGACGACCACTAGGGAGTCCATGCAATTGGCCCATGTGTCCAACCTTGTTGTGTGGGTTCATTGCATGACCCACATAGTACCCGCACCCCACCCCCGCCCAACTACGCTTGCTCGTCTGAGGGCTTTTCCTTCACCCCTATATCTCCTTCATCTATTTATTTCAATTTTTAGTGATGGTTGTACACTAAATCTTTATTTGCATGAGATATATGTGGATAACAATAGATCCAATCTCTGAAAAGGCTTTCTCTCGATCCAATCTAGATTAGCCAACTCAAATAAATAGATGTACTATGCACTCTCATGATTACACTTGAGTGGTGTCCTTTTGCGGCTACCATTTTTGCAGTAGTAGCTGTGCagctgctctctctctccccccatgACTTCCCTAAAGGCATTTACTACCAGATAATATGTCTATTCGGAACTCCCAATTCAAGTACTTCTCTCTAAATGTTTCAATAGAAGAAAATTCATAGGTTTTGGATGCTCGAAATAAGCTCATAACAACCCCTTTTTTTCTAAACACATGGTGAGCGAAGTTGTATTAATTATAAAGCACCTGGCTTGGATGAATTCTCAACCAAATCTATCAAACCTTCTAGGAGTCGTGGAGTTATGTGAAACCCTCCATGTTGATCTCCCTGAGCTTTCAAGACTATTTTTTGTGCAATTGTTTTACTTCCCACGACTAAAGAGGATAATCAATTTCCATTGTACAAATTGACATGCCTTCTTAATGTATTGACCATATGCCTTGATTAGTAACTTGATAGCTTCTTAATTATGTTGTTTCTCTCTCTCATGTGCAGAGTCTAAATCAGAAGTTTAACTCATACTCAAAAATCTGGATATTTTCTGTAATGCAAAAATGTAAGTTTCTGATCAAAGTACTTAAATTTTCAAACACAATAAATAGTTTTATATTTGAAAATCCTATAGAGCACAAATCAACGCATTATCATACCTTACACAATTGTGAATCCTTCAAAAATAGTTCAATTGAAAGTACCATAATTTTACACATCTTAAAGCTGACAAATAAAGTTTATTCAAATCTAAACTCATTCTTTAGTCATATGTTGATACATTGACACTACTAAATAACACATAGTCATACCAATATCAACACAGATGCTCATAAGATATATTAAATATCCAAATTGATGATAAAAAACTTGTGTTGTGGCAAAATACAATCATACCTACAAGCTAACTGTTTCAATTATGCGTCACCTTATCATGTGTGCCTTTAGCTCTTTGCCAAAGTTCCTTATCCACAGTTTCACTTCTCTCACCAAAAGTGCTGATACATATGAGTCAAATTTCCTGCCTAATACAAGTTTCTCGAGGTAAACCTACGAGGAAATAGTGTGGAAGAACAACAAATACAGCTACCTAGGGTTGAATCTTTGGTTACCACCTGCCATCCCAAGACGAAGAAGAATTCTGGTCTGTGATCTGGTTGTCTGGTTGTATTTCTTTTTAGTTTGAGACCAAGGGAGCGGACGGTTTTTATGAGGTAGTGGGCTCCCTGTTAATAAATATCTTATTTGGATATGACCACATCGTAGAACCTTACTATTTCCGCACATTTTGTCACTATCTCTCTCTATACGGAATAGACCTAACTcttagcactacaagaaatatgtcaacttgcgaccatcactattggtcactgaaaggtcattgtttttcatttgcgacctttttgtgacaaaaaacagaaggtcaaaagatggcggtcgtaaactgaaattaacgaccttcttcgtgatatgtaaaaggtcgttggttctttgaccaaatttttggtcactgcagcctccccaggccacgtaggatcCAGCATGGCAAGCGTACGTGGATAAGAATTAGCCCAGTCCAATTGggtgtctatatgggccgagcctattaattcagcctttttaatatatattttttctgttaattttcgctacctacatgggcctggcccagtaatttggcctcttttattttctgaAATTTGACATTCAATTTCTTGTTGGGCCACGCCCTTTTACAGTCTAGTATTTTTTTGGCCCAAGGCCTTTTACAGTCCTGTTTTTTTTCGCCTCGGCCTTTTACAGTCTAGTTTTTTTGGCACTCAGCCATTGCCTTTTAATTTAGGACTCATCATTTTCAGTCAATTTCCAGTTCAAATATAGGCTATAAATGCAGAATATTTCTCAATACAGCCAAACTTGGTACATTACAATAATAGTACATAGTATCCAGTTTTCTAATACACAAACGATCAAACAATAACAAGCTCCAATGAGGTACTCTTTGCTGGGTGCGGATTCTAGCTTCTTCATCATGGGACTTGTTGCAGCAGTCAGCACTTGAATGAACAAAGGACATCTACAGGTTATAAACAGAACAATTAGGAACAAAATAAAAACAGAACATTTTGCATTTGGTGCGAAAATGGTTAGAGCAAAGAGGAGCTTCAGCAACAGAGCAAACCAAATCAAATCGAACACAAACCGACATTTACTGTTGCTCCCTTTAATTTTTAGGACTGCATATTCTGAATCTACTAGTACTAGATACCTACTGATTAGTAAATAAAGTTGAGGTATACTAGTAGTGGTGTTGCTCAATTGCCACTGTTCTTATCATATTTACTCCATAACAACTAACATGAACATGCCAATTGATTAAAACCTAAGCCGTGTAAATTTCAAAACAACAACCAAACTTAAGCCATGATGATAGACAATGAGAAAATCAACTAAACTTTAAAGGAGTGCTAACCAAGAACCCTTTAATTAACCCTAGCATTTCATCAACACCCCCAACCAAACAGGAGCATGAGCAGGACAATAGCTACTACCCAGTATAACAGCAAAATGGCGTAATCATACAACTTGTAAGAGATGGACTCAGGGATGGTAAGGAAACATcagatgaggggaggggagggtgcAGACGCTTGTACTCATTGCCAAGCTGAACGATCAGCTTCGCTATGACAGGTTTGAGGACCCTCGTCGCCACGCTGACGAGAGACGCCTCCATGGTCATGCTAGCTCAGAGCTCAGCCAGTCAACCGTGCGTGGAGCCGTGGAGGTCAGGTTGTTGAATGCACTGACAGTAAATAGCTAGCTCCAAATTGACAACCTGAAAAGAGGATTGGTTAGTACACTGAAAATAGTAAATAGCCAGCTCCGAAGTTAAGGTACTGGCAGAAAACATTATTAGAAGCACAACTAATGATTCATCAAGCAAAAGGAAACATTTCAAAGATACCAGCTGGGCGTCAAATCTAGCAGAAGGAAACATTTCAAAAATACAAGCTGGGCGTCAAATTTGAATGAAGCGATGTAAGTATATCTAGAACCAGAATGGCAGATGCCAGTGAATGGTGGATGCCAAACATAAAGACACATTGGAATATATTTCTAATTTGACCATAAATAGGCATGAATACTAAGCTCTACAGGCACTCCCCAAGAGAAGTACACGCAGTAGGTTTTGTTTTATAGTTATCTACAATACAGTTATCGGTTTGCAACATACTATTTATATCCAGAACCAGAATAGTCACTTGCGTAGGGATGCAACTTTGTGCCGCTTAGAGTACCCTCTCAACCTCCTTAGTTTATCCAAATAAACTAAATTTTTAAAAGTTATGTGACTTCTGAAATTCAGTtcatttagttgaaataaagaGGGTCACAGAATACCCTAAAGGGTGCCCATTTGCACTCCTACActcgaacacacacacacacacacacacacacacactatggaTACTTTTGAGATTCACATGCACATTCAGTAAATTCAGTGAAATTCAGTAAACATGGAGTACAGAAGAGAGGTTCAGACTTCAGACCCAGGCTGTAGGCGCTGGTGACAGAGATGATCCAGGCTGTAGGATTTGGAGATGAGCTGCAGCAGTGGAGAAAACTTGTAGCCACCGCCACTGCTGCTAGGTAAGCAGGCATGACCCACTAGACAGCCCAGCTGCGGTGTCACAGTAGCAGCAGTAGGTGTTCAATTAGTCAAGCAGCAAGCCACATGATTTGTGCTCTTTTAAAACTTTCTGCTCCGCCTACCTGAACACACTTCACCATTTATGATAACATAAGCAAAGCATGATAGAAAGTAACCACCAATTGAAAAGAACATATACATTGATTTTCTTCAAATTCAAAACTATGCCTTCTAAGCTTGGTAGCTCTTCGTAATCAAAATTCTTGATGACATCTCAATGCACAACAAGGTTGCAGTTAATAACTTCTTATTTATCATGTATTGTCCAAAGTTACATGATGAAAGACATAAAAGAGCAAGACTGTAATTTATAATCCTCGGTTCATTTAGCCAAACTTCAATCCAGTATACTTTGTTCCATTGATAGCTAATGCATTTTTTAAGAATCCTAACTGGCCCTCAATCATCCATTTTACGATGGCATGAAACAGAGCATGGATAGCAGAGGAAGGAGAGGAGTGGTAGTAGCTCACTGTGCTGGTTTGTGTGACCGATGTTGAACAGGACCGCCTCCCCTCCATGGCTTGCAACCACCACGCACCTTTCCTGGTTGGTATGATGAAGTGAAGCCCTTCTACTCTGCTGTAGGGATGAAAACTTCCCCTGCACAAGGATAGGAGAAATATGAATCAACTACACATACCTAGATGAACAGAATCAACATCACTTGCATCCCAAAACTATGTTACTACCTCAGAAACATCAAACAACCCATTTGGTCGAGTGGGAGAAGGGGTTACCTTGAGGAAGTCGGCCATGGTGTGACTGGGAGGGCCAGGCCTCCCGGCGAGGCCGTGGGGAGGTTAGACGGACGGCAAACGCGGCAAAAGGTGAGCGGGTTGGCAATATAGTAGAAGCCCGTGACGCAGCCGCGGAGGCAGACGAGGCCGCGTGATGAGGCGCGGATCCAGCTCGACGACGGCGCGGATCTGGAAGGCCCGCTGTGGCTATGCAGGCTCAACGAGGTGCGGATCCAGCTCGACGAAGCGCGGATCCAGCTCGACGATGGCGCGGATCTGGCGCcatgggagagagggagaggtacgGCTCGATCTTGTCGGTGGTCGGAGAGCGACGCGGTGATCgcggaggcgggggaggaggcggcggtggcgatgaGGTGGCCGCGGAGCGGGTGGTCGGCGGGGAAGGTGAGGAGCGAGGCGATGAGGAGCAGCTTGAGGTGGGATCTGGCGCcgtaggtggcggcggcggtccGACGGAATGGGTTAGGGTTTGGGCCGCGGGTCGTGGGGGGAGGAGTGGTGtgtgggggagaggggggaggagtggtgtgtgggggagaggggaaagggggaggaGTGGCGTGCAGTGGGTGAGTGGTGTGCGGGGGGAGAGAGGCATTCGGCCACTAACAGGTGGGCCCACGAGgaattaggcccacatgtcagtgcccTCAACGACATGTGGTGTACGTGAGGGGAGCTGCTTTCGGGTGGGTGTGGGTGGGAGAGAGGGTGAGGGGTGTGGGCCGTTGGATCTGGCACTATCCGACGGTCTCTAATGCTTGCTCCGCGTGACATGCCTATAGACCAATCATAACGAAGTGCAGGCTTTGAtgacgttatgaccatctaaaatGGTCATAATTGATTAACAATAGGCGCTACCAACACAGACCACGGCGGCCGGCAAAGCTCCATTGCAGGGTGGGCTCCAACGCAGCACCACGACGCCCGGTGgtaagttttcttctctttttatGACAATGTTTGTTAAGTTTCCAAATAATTAGTTGTGTTATTCCTCGAAtaacgaaaaatcaattttccattttggagtgcccaaaatgagtttttttgtgaaggacctaccatatatttgttgcaaaattggacaaaattaattttctaaaatattaggccatatttaatgcataattgaccaaatggctcggtgtcaaaagatttgatccacctctcgtgaaaaagacaaatttcagtcGATTCaagaggaagcgggtcaaatttgaactgcagctgcctcatagtttgctattgattttttccaaaaataatttctaggtacataagtatctatttaatcagagaaacaccaaaagtttttcaagattcaaccactagctaggaacggtcatgcccgccgttttgaccgcattttgaaacgggcatgaaaatttaaaaaaaaaacaaaaaattggaaaaccttcgcattgtgtcattatatgtggccaagttaccagcaaaaataataaatttgtaatatgtcaattatttttaaaaagcgttctcagaaacgagctatcatgtgcgGAGATCAGtgcctttcaagccaaatgatcaatcttatggccacattcatggcatagtttgttcaaatgatctcatattgtgcacaagggtgcatattggaatgtcaaacaatgtttcctaagggagttctcattttctttggacaaaaaatcaattttccattttttgagtgccccaaaTGATGATTTttcgtgaagaacctaccaaataattgttgcaaaattggatcaaataatttttataaaatactaggccatatttaatgcacaattgaccaaatggttgggtgtaaaaagttttgatccg
This DNA window, taken from Triticum aestivum cultivar Chinese Spring chromosome 1D, IWGSC CS RefSeq v2.1, whole genome shotgun sequence, encodes the following:
- the LOC123172105 gene encoding peroxidase 1; the protein is MACRVATMVAVLLAAVAATCAQAQLHDKFYSESCPSVEDVVRKEMVRALSLAPSLAGPLLRMHFHDCFVRGCDGSVLLDSANKTAEKDAQPNQTLRGFGFVERVKAAVEKACPDTVSCADILALIARDAVWLSKGPFWTVPLGRRDGSVSISNETDALPPPTSNFTVLTQLFAAVNLDAKDLVVLSAGHTIGTSHCFSFSDRLYNFTGMENPSDIDPTLEPQYMMRLKSKCASLNDNTTLVEMDPGSFKTFDTDYFKLVSKRRGLFHSDGALLTDPFTRAYVQRHATGAFKDEFFADFAASMIKMGNANQLTGSQGEIRKKCSVVNH